The window AACTTATTGTTGAAGGATCTGGCTTATAAGTTACTGCAACCAATTTTGGTACTTTTTTTAACTTAGACATGCGGTCCATGATTGAATTTTTAATTTCAGAATATAATGGCTTAACATCAATTAACAATTTGCTCATCCCCCTTGAGTACTGTTTTAAAATTTATTTATTGGTTTAAGACCATGCTTATATAAAATACCACAGGTTTCAAACATGCCATATTTTGTAAGGATCAAACTTATACCGTTTAATTCTGCTATTTTTATAGTCTCAGGCATTATCTCTCTATTTCTGACAATAATTACCGCTGGTATTCCTACAACACTTGCAGTTCTTACGCACTGAGGGCTTGCAAGCCCTGTTACAAGCAATGAACCTTCCTCACCAAATGCTAATACATCACTCATTAAATCAGATGCAGCAACTTTTTCAACTTCAATATTTTCTATTCCATTATCAACAATTAGTTTAGCATTTAAAAGATTTATAATCTCTTTTAATTTCATTATTCCCCCCCTTTTAGCAAATCACCTTTATACGCAAACTTTAAAAATGCTTCAAAAGTCCAAGGACATTTTTCTCTAAAAATATTTGCAATATTCAACGCATATTGCTGTATTTCCCACTGAGCATGAGAATCCGCTCTAAGATTTAAAAAGTTCATCAAACTTCTTGCATTAACGGTCCAATAAAATTGTGTATACGAAGACATTGGAAGAACAATTCTTGCCATTTCTCTTGCTACACCCATTTCTAAAAGCTCTTTATACACTTTATATGAATTTTCTATTGAAGATTCTATTAAATCTAAAGCCTTTTGTTTTAACTGTTCATCATCAACTCTTATAGCTTTTTGTTTATCTTCAACTACGTTTTTTCTTACATGATCTGGGATATAAAATTCATCCTTAAGTTCTGTATACCTTAAGCTTGCTTCATTAAAAGATCCAATCCTATGCCTAAACCATTGCCTTGCTACAAAAATAGGCGCTTTTACATGAAATGTAAAAACTATATGCTCAAATGGTGTTTCATGCCCATGCTCCATAAGATAAAATATAAGATTTCTATCTTTTTCAGGTGTCTTAATACCTTTTCCATAAGAAACACGAGCAGCTTTAACAGCTGCATAATCATCTCCCATCATATCCACAAGCCTTAAAAATCCCTTATCTAGTATCTTGTATTCCAAAAAGAGGCACCTCCATTTTGCTAATTATTTTTTCATACCTTTCTTCATCTATCATACCACTTTTATACCATTCTTCAAGTTGAGTTATACTTAATAATTCCATAACAGGTTTATAAGTCAATCTATGCAAGGGAGTCAACCCATGTTCTTTAATTAATTTTAAATGAAGTTGCGTTGGATAGCCTTTATGCTTCTCTAGCTTATAACTTGAAAACTTTTTTGCATATGAAACAATTATCCTATCTCTAACTACTTTAGCTAATATTGATGCAGCAGAAATTTCCTTTACTAATGAATCGCCTTTCACAATACATTTAAAAGGAAATTTCAAATTTAAATTTTTTCCATCAACAAATGCTATATCAAAATCTACCTTTTTCTTTAATTTTTCTAAAGCCCTATTCATAGCAATTTCTGTAGCATGCAAAATATTATATTTATCAATCTCATCAGCAGTTGCAATCGAAATTGCAAAATAGCTTTTTTTAATTATTTCCAAAAACAACTTCTCACGTTTTCTGCTTGTAAGTTTTTTAGAATCATCTAGTCCATCAATTTCTTCATTTAAAACTACTGCAGCTGCTACAACAGGGCCAAACAATGGACCTCTTCCTGCCTCATCAACACCTGCAACTACCATCATTGAATCATCCCATAAACTTTATTAATATATTCAAAGAATTCTTTAGAATTATTCCCTGTTATTACAAACAACCAATTTCCTTTCCACCACGTAATAACATTAAGGTCTTCAAACTTTGTTTGCAAATAACCTCTATCAAATAAACTAAATTTAAAATAATTAATTTTCAGAATACTTCCAAATGTCTTTATCAATCTATTCCAGTCATTTTTAGTAAGTTTTTCATCTTCATATTTAAATACGTAAAACATTCCATCAAAGTTTTTAAATACTCCATACATTCCTCTATTTAGCTGCACACCATACAAAGAATTTATCTTTCCTGCCTCTACCAACGGATATTCAAAGCTATCTAATAAACTAATTGCACTCTTTAATGAAAAACTACCAGGCAAAGAAGGTGTTTTAATTATTAAAGTACAGCTAAATGCTATTAATAGCACTAAAACTATTGCTACTAAAAGTTTTCCCATTAAACTCCCTCCCCAATAAAACCAAAGAACTCAGCTGCCTTTTCTATTATATCACGCCTCATTGCAAGGTCTGCATGATTTGCACCATAAAATATAAAATTAATATCACTATCCTGAGTTGCGCTAAAAACTGGAACCATTCCGTCATTTTCTAAAAAAATTGAATTCTCAGGATAAATATTATCCACAATATACTTTAAAAAATATAGTCCTGTAAAATATATCGGATTTGATTTTAAAATATCATCAATAGTCTCAACACTAACCTCTAATCTTCCAACAAAATTTACTCTTTTTACATAATCAGGAATAGGAGGAAATTTTTTACCAAAAATTAAATATTTATAATTTGGGGCTAAAATATAACCATTAAAAAAATTTGCAAGTAAAAGCGCTCTCTTTATAAGCTCTACTTTTGGTGTTGTGAAAAAATTCAAAATACTAGTCTTTAAAAATATTAATTGTGCCAGTGGGCTTCCAACATGTGATGTACCTGCAAAAATTACTTTTTTTACCTTCCTTGAAAACTCTTTATCTTGAAGAGCAAATCTTAGTAAAATCCCACCCATGCTGTGTGCATAAACATAAATTTCTTTAAAAGAATCTGTCAATTCAATCAGCTTTTTAGAACTATATTGTAAATCTACCGAAAGGGACGGATAAAGAAAAAAATATATACCAACATCATCTGGCATTACTTCTTTAAAAGAATCAATCATACTTTTTTTGTAAAATCCCAACTTCTCATCTACCTCTTTGGGAGCTATTCCATGAATCAAGATCAGCTTTTTTCTACCTTCTCTAACGGTAATCAATTCAGGTTCAAATGGAAAATAATCTTTAACTTCCACCTCATCATATTCAAAAAACGGTTTAATTTTTATGCCTAAACTTCTAAAAACCACAACCCCGCTCATTTTATAACTATATAACGGAATAGATAAGACCACTGTTGAAACCGCTAGTAAAAATAAGATTAATATAAATCTTTTCAATCAACAACCTCCTCAAAATATTTAGCAATTTTTTCAAACGTTTTAACTATATCATCATATATGATAATGTCTGCATAATCATCTAACGGTGTCTTATCTTTATTTATTATCACTAAAGTCTTATTTTGTTTTTTAGCATAAATTGGCAAATACGCAGCAGGATAAACTTGAAGTGAGCTTCCAACTACAATTAAAGTTCTTGAATTATCAATCAAAGAGTAAGATTCTTCTAAATATCTTACACTTTCTGAAAAAAATACAATATCTGGCCTTATTAATCCACCACACTCACAAATATAACCATCAAAAATGTTTTTTGATTGTTTTCCACATTTTGTACAGTAAAATCTTGTAGCATTTCCATGGAGTTCCAATACATTTTTCGAGCCTGCTTTGTAATGAAGATTATCAATATTTTGAGTTATAATACCATTTATATATCCATTTTTTTCAAGCTTTGCAAGAAACATATGAGCAAAATTTGGTCTTGCATCATACATTTTTGGAAACTCTTTGTATACAAAACTATAAAAAGCAGAAGGATTTTCAAAGAAAAATTGAAGATCAAAAATTTTCTCTCCATATTTTTGATACAGTCCATCTTCACTTCTAAAATCTGGTATTCCGCTCTTGGTACTAATACCAGCGCCTGTCAAAACTACAATCTTACCATTTTTTATTATCCTTATTAATTCTTTTAACATAATAAAAACTCCCCACTAAAAAAATAAATATATATATTGAAAATTTTCTAAAAAATACCGCAAAAAGGACTGAAGCTAACAATATAATAACTTTTAAAAGATTCCACTTTTGAATTTTCACTAT of the Thermosipho japonicus genome contains:
- the thyX gene encoding FAD-dependent thymidylate synthase, whose amino-acid sequence is MEYKILDKGFLRLVDMMGDDYAAVKAARVSYGKGIKTPEKDRNLIFYLMEHGHETPFEHIVFTFHVKAPIFVARQWFRHRIGSFNEASLRYTELKDEFYIPDHVRKNVVEDKQKAIRVDDEQLKQKALDLIESSIENSYKVYKELLEMGVAREMARIVLPMSSYTQFYWTVNARSLMNFLNLRADSHAQWEIQQYALNIANIFREKCPWTFEAFLKFAYKGDLLKGGE
- a CDS encoding ribonuclease HII, giving the protein MMVVAGVDEAGRGPLFGPVVAAAVVLNEEIDGLDDSKKLTSRKREKLFLEIIKKSYFAISIATADEIDKYNILHATEIAMNRALEKLKKKVDFDIAFVDGKNLNLKFPFKCIVKGDSLVKEISAASILAKVVRDRIIVSYAKKFSSYKLEKHKGYPTQLHLKLIKEHGLTPLHRLTYKPVMELLSITQLEEWYKSGMIDEERYEKIISKMEVPLFGIQDTR
- a CDS encoding DUF3242 domain-containing protein, which codes for MGKLLVAIVLVLLIAFSCTLIIKTPSLPGSFSLKSAISLLDSFEYPLVEAGKINSLYGVQLNRGMYGVFKNFDGMFYVFKYEDEKLTKNDWNRLIKTFGSILKINYFKFSLFDRGYLQTKFEDLNVITWWKGNWLFVITGNNSKEFFEYINKVYGMIQ
- a CDS encoding esterase/lipase family protein, with product MKRFILILFLLAVSTVVLSIPLYSYKMSGVVVFRSLGIKIKPFFEYDEVEVKDYFPFEPELITVREGRKKLILIHGIAPKEVDEKLGFYKKSMIDSFKEVMPDDVGIYFFLYPSLSVDLQYSSKKLIELTDSFKEIYVYAHSMGGILLRFALQDKEFSRKVKKVIFAGTSHVGSPLAQLIFLKTSILNFFTTPKVELIKRALLLANFFNGYILAPNYKYLIFGKKFPPIPDYVKRVNFVGRLEVSVETIDDILKSNPIYFTGLYFLKYIVDNIYPENSIFLENDGMVPVFSATQDSDINFIFYGANHADLAMRRDIIEKAAEFFGFIGEGV
- a CDS encoding NAD-dependent protein deacylase, whose translation is MLKELIRIIKNGKIVVLTGAGISTKSGIPDFRSEDGLYQKYGEKIFDLQFFFENPSAFYSFVYKEFPKMYDARPNFAHMFLAKLEKNGYINGIITQNIDNLHYKAGSKNVLELHGNATRFYCTKCGKQSKNIFDGYICECGGLIRPDIVFFSESVRYLEESYSLIDNSRTLIVVGSSLQVYPAAYLPIYAKKQNKTLVIINKDKTPLDDYADIIIYDDIVKTFEKIAKYFEEVVD